In Pieris napi chromosome 8, ilPieNapi1.2, whole genome shotgun sequence, the genomic stretch gttttagatttttatagtCGTCGACTTCgataattaactataatatgaaataaattaataaaactaaaatatatttgaattgttaattttaaaaagtcaaccacttcaatataaaaatgtatttaagagTATCTAGCTGTTATCTAGAGCGATTAAGTACATAAATATGCATAATGTATCAAGAACGTGTTCAGAAATAGTAAACAGTTTGtacataactaaaatatatacatatactagctgacctggctaacttcgttccgccctacaaccttataatatcgttgttactataatttaacttattttaggatttcattaatgttaagtattacattaatacaacttttttgcaagtacagaaatgttttattgcttgccattgcgaaagaagaatggcatcttctctctagcgtcaatatggcgatactgcatgttaagcactttctgatatccaacatcttttgttcAGGATCAAaacatggttatgcatctcctcattcacctcaagatcggagtttcttgaactgacacgaattcgacgtaaaatgatgcgtagttttgtcaacagatggcaccatatggtttttgcattcgtaaaattaatttatttatttattgttattcgataacttatccgatattttattgcttattctgctattcgggacggaaacaaatccaagaaatcaaaaaccatggcaatcggtccagccgttctcgagttataagtgttgtaacaaacacgactttcttcatatataaatagtcTGCATTTATGCGTAACCTCAACATATCGATGAATGTAAATGATTGTGcagtattcaattattttgatgTATGTCTTATACACTATTGTAAGAAATCAATAGCTAATTCAAAACTCTTATGGGTATAAATCAGACACAATTTTACGTTTCAATTATGGGTAATCAGTCGGTACTGGACATGAGCCGATATTAAAGGCATGATTTCGTGTCGATATTTTCAATGTATAAAGCAAGCCGATAATCAACTtttctataaagaaaaacgTTCAAAGAATGCAATCTGAGGCAAAATGGCCGTTGAATTATTTCTACAATTAAGGTTATAAAGCCTACTACTTATTCAGAGTTTATAAGTGGTAAAAGTTTTGACTacaattatagttattattataaaataatgataagaCATTTGCatgcttaattttatatggctgattgtgcggtgttatttataattaacaatctgaatgtaccaatttatttgcaaataaacgatttattattattattaaataattgccaCATACATATGTTATTAGTATCGATAATATTCAGTCTTTAGTGGATTTTTCCACAGCCACCCTTTGGTTAATGGTCAAAATTCAAAAGATGATGTACGGGTAGCGAGTCTCATTTCTGAATTACTTAAACCATTTAAATATCCAATATTTCAAGGTAAGATTATCaaaatcatataatatattatcgcAGAAACCGATATTACCGATAGCGATATATAGAAATTGTTAAGTAATTACAGGCAAAAATAATTAGCAATGTTACATTATCTAATGATAAACTTGCATCATTCGATAAGTTCTCCTTAGGTAACAGGCTATAAACTACTATAAAAATCCAATAGCGCTACAACTTATGAGGTcttagcctcagatttctgtattggtttcataatcatttgtttttcaggcaagtaggtgatcagccttctgtgcctgatacacgccgtcgccTTCTAAGGcacgccggtttcctcacgatgtattCTTTTACGAATGTCGTATGCGCACATAGGTTTGGTACACGACCAGGGTTAGAACCCTCGGGGATGCGAGTCGAACGCTGATACCGTTAGACCAACGATGTTCTAGCCCTAATTACTGGGTAGAATCAATTTCTATTGTAACTTCGGCCGTGGCGTTCTTGCCCGCGTCGAAGAGCGCGCGGGGTACGCGTGGGGTTTCCTCCTTTCGCGGGGTTTCATTGTTTTCGCACCTCATTAAGATGAGGAGGTGATTGGATTGGTCCGGTATCTATTAATTTTGACAACCGGTTGAGTGGGGTTATCAACCGTTTAGATGCTAGATGTGGTAGCTTGCGGTTCCGCGCTAAGATTCTCCTACGGGAAGCGGCGCTTGTGAGCACAAGACCACCTGAGCAGGTAGTCGGGTGTCTATTGTTACTTCTCTGTTGGATATCGCGGAACACAGCCGACTATTGCAGGATAGGatgtaaatagtttttatatgttaatgtTACTGAGAAAAATATCTTGTTAAATTACACGTGAAGTAATCGTGTAGCTACGATAACACTTCGGggcaaagatatttttatcgCTCATCGCCATTGGTTCTGTTAAGATTAaatattggttttatttttaaaaatgataaattaaatttggaaaAAAATCTACCAAATGTAAACTAACTTGTATCTGAGATTTGACATTCTCAATAGCTACTATACTTATTTATCcctctatatatatagttcTACTGTACGCGTTGACGTGTGTGAACTCTTAAATGGCTGGATcgatttaatgattttttttgtatgcgtttgggtggcgccctggatggtttagattcacaaatcagcccggcagtcggtatctaggttatttatctatacagcaaataaacagctggtaatatattaatcttctgtgcatgtgttcgtaattaaactcctaaacGACGTAtagattttgatgaaaaaaaacacacaaatttcaattttgtgtgttcaagtggaGTCAAGAatgatattttactttattagatttttgtaCGTTAGAAGTATGTACAGGACAACgactgtcgggtccgctagtctaaatatatcaaattaccATATTTGGACTAACTTATACAAAACAAcgtctatatatattatgtatgtgtataAAAATCTCGTGTTACTGTGTTAGTCTCTCCTCTGAAAAGCTTTaccgatttttatgaaatttgttTACCTATTCGGTTCTCAGAATCTGTcgtaaactatttttatacatctaaatgattacatttttattttttacacatttttttggTTATGATTtggtattaaaatacatttgcaCCTTAACATTTCCTGCCCCAAATCCAtgttttttcaatatattagTACTGTAACAATCTTTTAGGCACAACGTTTGCAAGGGCAGCTACTTTAGGCGCGCGCAttagggtaaattttttacggatgaaacgcaataataacaatattagcgtcacgaataTGTGCAGCGTTTAAGTCTAAGAAAAGGAAGAGAGCTATTGAGACCAATTgaaagagagtgagaaagagctaacgtagcatgaagcaaatagccatggagcgagaggtgggagagagctatagtgagaaagattgagagagagagagagtaagggagatcgagaaaaactacacgctattggttgatgtattcgtttagtagttacgtattagaactttagatggcaattctgtcgcgtaacgtcttgtgcagtcaacgcagattttttatttatttatattattattagcacGTATAGTGTGTGTGAATacagatatacaaatacatggagtgatcatatactggCACATGATCATTtattggggcttttaccttagttataattaatttacaaagaagtttcacttctgacatgtgtactttgtacgcacgcacttttttgtaataaacgaGGCAGCCGGGCAGGAAAACTTCTATAAAACTTTCTGAACTAAATATGAACATTGCAATTAATCATATTAAGTTGCTACGTTAGTTCACATTGTGATAGGAAATAAGTTTCCTCATTACAGCCGTTCCACGCTTCTAGAGCTATTACGTTATGTACGGACAGTCACATTATTGCGTAGCATTGACCATATTTTAATAGGTATTATGTAGGGGATTAGcaatagcaataaaattatGCCTAATGCCTcgtataacattttaaaaaaaacttaaccactaggctgttaattttttatgccTTTTTAGCACAACTTTAatgttaaagtaaaaaaaatacatagtaagtagtatttttatgtattggcAATACTAAGGCACTAATTagactatattttaataagtgtaATTCGTACCTGATATTCTGGCAAGTATCCCTTCACGCTGTGATAAAAGCCGAAGTAGACCATATTGAAGATGCCATTTCTGGCTATCGTCGCTGTCAATCCTTTATTGAGCCCTCTAAAGCCGAGACCACTTTCTCTTACTATCTCCCTGGTCACTGCCCAAGTGCTGGGGCTTTGGGTAGCAAGCTGTTTATTTGACTGAAGAGTCACTTTGACTACTTCGAACGGGTTCACTAACACCGCTTCAGTGATGCCTGCTCCTAAGCCGGCTAATGCAAATGTCTGTaaatataagtacatatagATTTACGTACGGTACGCGAGCTCAGTTTTTTAACCATATTAAGAAGTTTTTAAGGTATATGTAGTGACAATgacatttatgtattaaaaatattagttgggCTTATcatgtttgataatatttcactaaaattatgcaactgtaaatactataaaataagAATGCTTTGAGAcggaaaaaaaatcttaaaatggCCGGGCCATCTGCCCTATATAGATCAGAATGTAAGAAGTAGAAGTAAAATATCAAAGACactacacatatatatattataactgtATAATAATCTACCTAGATCGAAATGTGTCTATCCACAATTTaaagattaaataattaatggtattttagttatttaaatgaaaacgtAGATAACAGAAAATGAATTAgaggaaaataaaaacaaaactaactAAAGGTGTTGGAGTCGGTGAGCCAAACataaaaaatcgtttataCTGTTCAAAGGTAACAAACTTCACAGCTCGTTTTGGAGTTTCTGCTAGAATTGGCGGTAATATTCCCTTCCAGAATGATAATAACCCCTCATGCTGTTGCATTTTTTTCATGCAGTCTATTATCCCTCGGTAATAATGTGGATCAGACTGATTAATTTTTGTCGTTGTAGATTGCAACTGCAATCTTGTTTTTACGAGATCCAGTGGATGCATAATGCACACTTCAATAAATCCAGCACTACCTCCAGCTCCAACTTGCATAGCAGCTTGTTTCAAAATTGTTTCAATTTCAggcatttttcaaaatgttttttactCAGTCACTGAACACtcactaaataattattatataaagcttTTCATCGAATAATTTTGACCAAAGGTGGCGCGTTTAATTtgaaagtaatataaaattgcgACCTATTTAGAACGTCaaagcaaaacaaaaatacacgACTTGAACAATCGTGTTTACAGTCTGTGTTTTCTTGAACaactaaaagtaatttaagatTTTCCGTAACAGTTTGCTAATGCATAAGTCAAATACCGGTTATTTGAAAACCCTAGTAATGTCAAACTCGATTATGATTTTGGCAACAAGTATGTCATTTTCAGATGAAGTGTCGTGTCAAATATCAAATTCGAATCGAGTGTTGTTTTGTAGGAATGTCGActgtttttatgttattttattagaatcccatttaataataaaacaatgttgtGTGTCTTTGACAAaccttttgaaaataaataatcgtaaCCCCCCGAAATAAGTTTTATGcatgtatatttgtgtaaaaCACATGTCTGCAATTTTGTTATTGTGTGAACTATGAACGTCGTACAAAATGGCAGTAAAGAGGACAGAGTTTCTTTTCGACATGAGCTGATGTGAAATTATGTTTGAAATTGTGATATGTATAGTCGTGTGAGTGTAGACAGTCAGTCAAACGTGATTATGTGTCTCTAGTAATTAAAATGGGTTCACAAACATTGGAGATATTACGGCAGGGTATATGGGCATCTTTAACTGGGGGTTGGTTTTATGATCCTCATCAGAACTTATTTTGTAACACCGTACATTTGTACATATGGCTATTCCTCCTTTGCTTGCCCTTCTCCGTATACCTGGTAAGTAGTTTCGCGGTGTTTGATAAAGCATTCATTACGACAAATAATCAGGTCAATGTTCTTAAGGTTTCCGCAGCGCGCGAttagtcatttgtttttactaataaattacaaaacaaactgGTTTTGTGGCTGCTGTTCTAAGGCAATGTATTTCCTAAAGCCTTTGCcaataatgtaatacttaataatgtttataatatgacttaggataattttttttttaatatgactaaaaaaatatacatacatatatattgtaatcAACTTTAAAGTGTCACAGTAACagtcttaaatattattatgattaaatgtTACATTATTACTTTCATTccatatgtttaattttaaacctttCATTGCAGTACTTTCCACCAGCAAGTGTTGGTTGGGCAGTTTATTGTGTTCTAGTGGCTTTGGTCTTTACTGTCCTCAAGGTAATAAACCATGGTTTGCACCACATGTATGATACAAAGGAATTAATTGTTGTTGAAACAACAGATGAATCAGGCAACCCTACTGAGAATGCTGCGTAAGTAGTCCTTATACTTCATGGGAGTTTGTATATCTAAATGTTTTGTACTGTGTATATATACGATTATCTAATCAGCCAAACAATAGAGAAATATGaagtataaaaatgtatacttagttttaaacaaacatataTGGTTTAATGACCTGAACTCATTATCTAGATGGATTTTGACTTTAATCATGATTattgtgacaaagtaaaaagtTATTAGTCTGTAAATGCAAGTCTATTGCTGTGGTAGAATAGTTTAATAGTAGATGTATGCCTAGTGGTAGCTTAGTGGATTAGTAGTTGTAGTTTGCATTCAATACTCAATATACTAAATCCATGATGGttctaaaaatttatttcgaaGAATGTTTAATTCATCTATCAATACATTTTTGCATCCtatgtatttacataaacACATTCTGTTACCTTCTCAGTGTATAGTTCATATTAAGTACTTATCATTCCGAATAtgttataactattattagactaatatattttttacaactaTAAGCCACCACAAAATACcaatttttagtatatttttgtacctaatataaaagtaatagtaGATTAGATTCAGCTTTGCTTTAACCCTGCTTTGTTTgcatgtattaaatatactcACAATTGTTTAGTCTACTGCAATCCCGCAGGCCAGAGGAGGGTGTGGAAATGCAAACCTTAAATGCAGCTGCTGTCCCGCCAAGTGACAATGACTCTGTTACTTCCCTTGAAACCTATCATAAACCAAATAACAGTACTATTGGTAAGTTGTATTTTTCTTCCAAtactagaaaaatatttaagttgtaacttaaaaaggtttattataaattataatagttaAGTTACAGTGTGTAAATGTACCCTGTTCTgtgttaaattacttttaatgttACCTCATACACCACCTTTATACAATAGAAGACAATCCGAAAGATTTTTGACACTGTTGTCTCATTTCAGATTTAAAAGTGGATGTTCACCGTAAGAATAGTTCGGAATCTAGCATGGAAGATAGTGCAATGTCTGGCAAACAGCTTGACCCAGTTGCTACAACTAAATCAGATCTGTGTATTGCGCAGACAGCAGATGTAGGACCATCAAAATCTCGTCCAACTAGAAGTAGATCAAAATCTGGTCATAGGCGGGATATCAGAAGTAGACGTGGTGCACCTGGTAGAATTGATGAACTGGTTGCTGAAGAACATAGAAATTCCAGAGGTGATAAAAATCTACCCGTACATAATACAGATGAAGGCCCATTTGCTAAAGTCAGTCGTCGGTATCATGAATGCCCTCACAGAAGAGGCTCCAGCAATAGGGATTTCTTTAAAGAGTGGCTTTACTTGGACGGCGACGAGGCGGCTGTTGGAGAACCATATCAATCCAAATTTGCTAGACAACTGAGTTCAGATTCGCGAGACAATTCAGAACCTAGCGTAGGACCACCTTCACCAAAGAAGAGACTCGCACAACGACGCAGATACACAAATTATCCAGATGAAAGTTGTACCAAGTCCGCTATGGCCCTTGCAACCGCACAATCATCAAATATGCGAAGAAATTCCAACTCTACTATGTCCACTATACAGTTGCCGCTTCTTAATTCAACCGCGCAGTTAGTTTCACATATGAGGAGACACTCTAATAATGCTGATCATGGATTTTTCGCGAGTGTAGAGTTAGGTGAATATATGATGGTCAAAGCAGAAGCACCAGCTGAGACTGATAAAAGTAAGGGTAAGAGTCCTGGTGTTAGGAGAATTAAAAGTGCCGCTTTAGAAATTGGTTGTCCTCCCCCCAGTGTTTCCAATTTATCACCACATCCAAATAGTGCTGAAACCATTGGTGGGCAAGTGCTTAAAAATCCAAAAAGCGCAGTTATACCACCCCCTAGCAAGTGTCTCACCCGTGGTCCCCACTTAAATTTATACCCCAAGAACGAAAATGGTGAAGGATGTTATCCCTATTTAAATTACGGCTCGGAAATTGTTTatcccatagcggaaatatCCGATGAAATGCAGACTTCCCAAAAAGAAACCGACTTAGATTCCAGCGGTGAAAGTTATAGTGATTATGAGGATGAAAAACAGTTTAGAGGATTTGACTGGGATGCAGAGCAATCACCTGCTATGCGTTCTAGTGATTCTGATTATGAAAACAATGGTTCGAGATCCCCCTTATTAGATAGACCTAATGATGTTCGCGTAGTTCGTACAAAAAATCAACACGATTGCAAGAAACATTCCTGTGATCGAATCCAAGTAGGAAAACACAATTTGGGCTGCCCTAGTGAAAAAAAGCCTACAAGACTGAAAAAATCCGCCAAATTAGATACCCGACACGAGCGTCAAGGGCATCCTTGTGAATGTAAATACAATGCAGACTATTTTGATAAAGCTAGTGCAAGTTCAAAAGATTTACTAATAGAAAAATCTAGTTT encodes the following:
- the LOC125051546 gene encoding mitochondrial 2-oxodicarboxylate carrier; amino-acid sequence: MPEIETILKQAAMQVGAGGSAGFIEVCIMHPLDLVKTRLQLQSTTTKINQSDPHYYRGIIDCMKKMQQHEGLLSFWKGILPPILAETPKRAVKFVTFEQYKRFFMFGSPTPTPLTFALAGLGAGITEAVLVNPFEVVKVTLQSNKQLATQSPSTWAVTREIVRESGLGFRGLNKGLTATIARNGIFNMVYFGFYHSVKGYLPEYQDPLLEFGRKVLIGFTSGVLGSCVNIPFDVAKSRIQGPQPVPGVIKYSSTSGAICLVYKEEGFRALYKGLLPKVLRLGPGGAIMLVVYDYVYHFLENKFDSKPNI